Below is a window of Phoenix dactylifera cultivar Barhee BC4 chromosome 7, palm_55x_up_171113_PBpolish2nd_filt_p, whole genome shotgun sequence DNA.
GGATTATATTGAATGGATTAAACGAAAGATGGTGATTCTTTCTGAAAATGTCAGTCAAATGCAGAGACTGATGTTGAGCTTGTAGACTTTAACGCAACCCACACACACCAACAGCTTCTAGAGTTTAAAGAGCTATTTTTCAGCATTTGCTTTGCTCTCTGTAGCAATGTTTAATGCGTTGACCTTTTATGCAGGTGAGGAAGCGTTCTTATTTTGAATTGAATCTTTTCAGAAAGAGATGGCAAAAGGCTGTCATAGAGGACAAGTGCTGGGTCGACCCATACTCTTGATCCCTCAGAGATCTCAAGTCAATAGTCCAGATTTCATGTTTTTCTTTCAGAACCTTCTCAAGATTCTATATGAAGTTAATCTCAATTCATACACTGGTGTTCCATCCAATCAGGGAACCACAGGAGACTCATTGTGTACATAGGTACTATCTACAGGCTGGCATACAGGGTTTGCTAGTGTCCGAAATTTTGCAGTAATGCAGACATTTACAAGTACAAAGCTCTTGAGATCTACACCAAGAAAACATAAGCAAAGAATGTAATTatatttttcattcttttttaatAATAACAAATATATCTTTGAAAGTTGTGGAATGTTGCTTTGTACATTACATTGTAGTTTTAAAATAGCCTTTAACATAGCTTTGTTTATAATATCTCAAAGTACCTTCAATTTTGAGCTTATGAGTGCAGCCAAGGAATATCTGtcatcagcaaaaaaaaaaaaaaggaatatctGTCATATAAAAGGCCTTTTCTGTGATTATCAAAATTTGAATAGgaattttatttcttatttgttAGCCAAGTGTGGGATCAGGTAAAGAGCATTAGCTTCTGTTGTTACTCCATATTTGTAACTGAGCTATATCTAGGACCAAATTTGTGAAATAGCTTCATGATATTTTGCACTAGACGCTTGATTCATTGCCATTCATTTTGATCTATGATTGGTGGATGATCGAAGATGTAAGAGTAGAATACTGTCATGTCACAGAACTTTTATATATTAAGTGTTCTATTGTTCCTCTGTTGAAGATCTTTTTTGTCTATCAGCTTCAAGCAAAGGGGAAGATGTGAGCAATTTCAAACTTTATAAATTCCTCTTTCCAGCCTGCCTTTTCCTATGGGCAGAGGCAATCTTTGCAGATGCCCTAGTCTTGCTTCCCATGTTATTGCTACTGTTACACAGGAACCATGCAAACTTTGACATCCTCCAATTTTCTTCTTTCATCAAGTTGGCAGTCCATGGCAGTGGCAACACCTCTCTCTTGGTCTTGGAGCGGGTAGGCCACCGACAAATCAAGAAGCAGCTTAGTGACAATTCTTATCAAATAATTATTGTATTGTGACTTAATTTATTAGCTGAGGCTTGTATTAATGTGATCTTATTGTCAGGTGGCATATGCAATGAGCAACCATATGTTCTTCCACTTTTTCTTTGGaaaattctttttcaaaaatactaGAGATTTCTTGATCATCTGTTATATCAgtcttttattttcctttgttGTCTTTGCATGGCAAGTCAGGCATTGATCCAAGCCTCTTTAGAACAGGAGAAAAAGCTTTGTAATTTTTGCAATTTATCTTGGTTTTAGGGATGTTATTCTTCACCCATCTCTGCAAAAACCACCTCATCTTTGCGTTCTGATACCTAAGATCACGAAAGAAGAATCTTACCAACCGTGCTGATACATTTTAATACCTAAGACAAGAGCATACTTGAGGCACCCAAGTAATCATAATAACAGGAAGAACCAAGCTCTGACAAGACAAGCATAAGAAGAAATATAAGTCTCTGATCAGTCAACCATTTGTTGTCTCAGGCCTAAATACCATTGTCATTCTGTAACATCAGTTCTAAAGAATATCTCTCTTTTAGTAATATTTAtctcttaattttcttttagaaacaAGGAAGATTTATGTGGTAATTCAGAAAAACGATAGTTTATTAGCCAAATATTGATAAAATAAAATGCTACATGTATATTCAGAAAATAAAGAATATTTAGAAGTATAGCATATGCCTTTTTTACTTAAAAATCTGATTTTTATTGAAAGCTACATGAATTTCATCTTTTAGGATGAAAAGATCTTTTATTGCACTCAGCTTGCTTATTTGCACATAGATTGGCTCTACCCAATTTACATGCACCTACCATGCATATCTATGCATTACATAGCCCTCCATAAGGAGGGGACATTCTAACATTAGTATACTTACCTAGGCTCTAATACTTGAGGAAACCCCACCCAAGATTTAAACCCCAGATCTTTTCTAACATTAGTATACTTACCTAGGCTACCCGTGAGGTATTATTTGCgttccttgattctgtataaatacacaaaatctacccagtgaataaccAATATTGGACTAAACACATACCTGCACGGGTCTTCACATACTTCTCTcgtttaagccctgacgtcttcgtcaggctaagggttcaaatctattttaatctaatcacaagcaccatgcTGACCCATAACGTTTAGCTACACAAACAAAATCTGGAATCTTAATTATTAGGAATTTCTTATGCTAAAAAAATTCAATCAGCCGTTGCATAAAATGACAGAATAAATTTGCAAAAAGAAACCTCTATTTATTTGACCGAGAAAGCAAGGTTTATGGCTGAATCTTCATCCATGGGTTTCAGGTTCGATGTGAGAAAAAGTTAATGGAACAGAGCCATAGTTTTATGATTTGTTTCTTTACTTACAGTAGTTTAGTGGAGCCATCACTATGGAAAGTAGTGATCCTTTTTCATCTGTTGAATTTTTTGTCGGATTAGTGACATAGAAGGAATGTCTAAGGATCCCTCCAAGAGGACAAAACGAGCCGGAAAAGCACCATTCAAGCATTCTATTCAATTGGACTTCTTCCAGAGCAAACATACTTCATGGGGATGGAAGATGGTCCCACTTTATTGGTGGAAGCACTGCACTGCACTGTTTTAATATGTTCATCATAGATTTTTCAACTCCATTGGTTTTGCAgaaaagaaattatttttgatATTGTAAAGTATTTTCAGTTCTCTTTGAATGAACTTTGATACTTGCTTGCGTCCATGTTATTTGAAAGTATTAGCCCAATTGTTGACAATATAAAAGAATATGTAGACCTCCTcaccaaaacataggttgggAGAGATCACCTGCAAGTGTATTTCGTTGATTTACTTTTCATCTGTCACAAGAACGTTCTATCTTTCTCTTATGAGTGTGTCTGAACTCGAGAGAGAGATCACAGTATTAATTACTCCTTGTACATGGTTCCACTATATTAACCAAAGTTCATTGCACTTGTGCAACAAGTGAAGGAATGTGGGCACAATAGTTCTGGAAAGAGTCCAACATAGTAATTTGGACAAAatccaaagaagaaagaaaaatatattccTAAAGGAGAGGAAACGAAGGAGGTTAAAGTATGCAATTAATTAAAGAAGCCTAAAGCAATATAATAAGCAACCAACAGTGGCAATGAAACCAGCATCCCAAATATGACCCTGCAAAAATGATGAAGACCAACAAATTGCGTTAGAAAGAATACATCAATTGATGCATGCTACGTGATGCATGcatggtttttttttatgtCATTGGGATCACTTACGCTGTGCTAAGTACATCAGCATGCAGTCCATACTCCCtagcaaaaataaaagaagtgaTAGATTGAGGTACTGCAGCCTGCACAACAACATAAAAGAAGCGTTGGACACCCTATTCGGAACacaaaattcatcatcatctatTCTTGCTGCATGTGGATATATAATACTGCAATTTTCGTGGACTTTTTGGCAAGCTTTCACCTCTCTCACATTGAGGTGTGAACGTAAAACAAAAGAAGCAAATTGAAGAGTGAATTGAAAGCGATTCAGGTTCTTTTCATGTTAATTGTTGGATGAAAGAGTTGTCATACGCATGAGTTGGCCTCATAGGAGCTCAACAAAAATGAGCAACCCAGTACTAATTAAGCACCAACTTAGTGGTCTGGTAACACTTTTTGCTCCAATTGTTGTCACAACCCAAGATCTTATCCAAGAAAACTAgtcaaaaggtattatttgagtttcttggttctttataagtatccaagatgtgCCCagtgaataactgatgtgggactaaacatatacCCACACGGATCCTTACATACTCCCTCCGTTTAAACTCTGATATACTCGCCAGACTAAGGgtgcaaattcattcaaatataACCACAAGCATCATGATCAGCTCGTAATCAGtcttcataaattttattgGCACCGATCGTTTAAATGGAAGAAGCACTAAGTGTAGATGGATTACTATATGGATGCCCCACTGGGGATGCACTGAcccaatccaattcaatttttgcaCCAACCTTAATTAACTCGACCCGACCTAGACTTGACCAACCCCACCAATTTGACTCAACCTTGTAATTTCTAACTCAAATACGACTCACTTGACTTGGTTTTAAGCCATCTAGCCATGTTGAAATACGCGCCAAACTCAAACTAGATTGGATTAATCAGGAGGAAAGGAGATCGGAATCAGGGAGGATTCAAAGTAGGTCAGGTCGTCATAAACCATCGAACCAAACCCAGATCAACTTTGCACTGAGTTAATATTTgccaacctaagcccaatctgACTGAGCAACATGTGGAAGATGACCCCAACTAGGAGATGGGTGTGAGTTCCATTCTGGTTAACCATTTCAAGTTACACTGACCATGATTCTTAGGTGTAGATCCTACTTGAACCAAGTAGCAGGCCTTTCAATCTGTCTCATTTGACCTCTTTCAGTGGTTCCCACATCTAAAACAATGATATTTATCGTTGGATACTTGTTGGGAATTGATCACTTGAACGTCTAATGATTTGGCATCCGATCCTTTGGCAAGTGAGGATGGAGGAATCGAGTTCCACGGATGAAAAGGACGTGCATGCAAATCCATTAAAAGGACAAAATAATCTATAGTCATCAACTCAGGTAAACAGTTACTGACAATCCTCGAAAACAGACTACTAGTGATGTCACCTTCCGATATCTAGAGCTAGCCATTAATAACTTCACTTGTTTTTGGACTATCTTAAACAGATTCATCatgaaaatttaataaaattccaAACAGTCTCTACCAGTACTTACAACAAAAATAAGGTGCAACCACGAAGCTGAAAAATAGATAATATTTTTATCAAGAAAGTTATATGTCATCCATTATGTTTGATATATCAAAAGATGATGGATTATAGCAAGGACGGTAAGATATGttagaatataataaaaataaataaaaaaattatgaatgtCATATATTAACACAACTGCCATGGCGTAAGCCTTGTCTTGAAATATATCGTTACACCAACCATTAATGACAACCAACATGCAAAGCCATAAAGGCCTCAAACAGTCGTAAGAAACTTTTTTGAGTGTACACAAGGGTTACCTGTATGATTGCCACACGCAGAAGATCACCACGAAGTCCAACGGCGATGGAGCCGATCGCCATGGCTGCAGGCCCTGCAACGAACCGTAATGCCATTCCGAATGCTGTCAAGCTTGGCCCGCATGCAACTATCTTCTCTTGCATTGCCATGAACAATCCTGCTCACAACAAAATCTGGTCGTTGGTTGGTTTATTAATTCCAAGAAGGAATGAAGCTTTAGTAATTACTAATGCGAACTTGGAGATTCCATCCATCCTCACCCATGCTAAACATTGCCAATCCAGTCCCTGCTTTTGACATGATCAGAACTGAGCCCTCCATGATGCTCGGCATCCCAAAGTgaaacctatatatatatatatatatatatcccaaAAGAAGATCATCAGCGCGGAGGAAAGTGAGtgcacaatattatattataggtaGTATTTAGTTATGGGTTTATAGTTTAAGGGTTTTTGTTCTTTGAGAACCTTTGTGATAGGTCATCTATATATCTAATGGTAGGTTTTACTAAAGAAAACATGTCATGGACCTTCAGCGCAGTGACATATACTACATAGTATATGCtcttggtgcatgaaatagatgTTGGAATATTTCTATAgaaaaaactaaagtttgattGTTCCTAGCTATATGGTGCAGTGTATCTTGTTTAGTGCAAGTGTATCAGGTTAAGGCTCCATGTCTACCGGTTCGCGAGAAAAGCCCAGGTGATGCCGACGATGCTTGCATATGAATTTGGATTCAGTGCAAGCTTGAGCCACACAGTCTTCATCAGTGACCAGAAGGCCGGCCGGCTCGCCACCTCGGTCATGTTCCCCTCAACATCCTTCACTGGCTGTTGTTCAACAGACACAACACCGCCGCCACCACCATTAGAGGTCCCTGCCTTCCTGAGCTCGAGCACGAACAAGAGCAGTGTCAGCCACACGATGGCTTGCACCACCGATAGTTGCACCACAAGGTCCTGCGCCCACCGGCCATACATCTCGTTGAGCAGCGGAGCGCCGACGACCAAAGAATTGGTGAGAGTGCAGAGTGAGAAGCTGGTGATGGACCAGCAGTAGCTCCCCTTGCTACTACACTTGGCCCATGCTGCTAAAACTAGGACGATGATGAGCTTAGAGATGGCGTCGGCTGCTATTGCGCGATAATTCATGGCAAAGGGGTCGATGTGGAGTGTGAACTCGAAGGTGAAGAAGGGGAGGGAGAAGTAGGCTACCATACGGTTGATCGCCTCGCACTGCTCCGGCGTGAAGATCCGCCACCACCGCACTGAGCCATAGCCAAGCCCCAGCGCCACGTAGAGTGGCACCATGGCCACCACCACCTTATATATATCAGCCCAACCTATCATCCttgatccttctcttctggTACAATGGCTTGCTGAGAAGCTCTTGCCTTCTTAGTGGAAAGGATACTATATGGTTATGTGTTAAATGAGAGTATTGGTATATATAGGAGGAGGGAAGGGAGGGAAGAAATGGTGGTGTGAGACATGGAGGATGAGGAGGAAAAGGATGTGATGTGGTTGGTGAATTAGATTCTAAAGCTGTGGATGCTCAATTGGGAACCAGTGGGCAGAGATGGTTGGGGTTTAAGATGACAGTGAATGCATTATAGGTGGTTTTCGAGAGGCAAGGAGAGGAGAATTGGGATGAAGCCATGGAATATGGAATGGAATTAAGTGGTGATTCCACCCATGTTGGCAATGGAGTGTTTTAACTAAATTGTTTTGGTTATTCCTTAATATGCTAATCCAACTTTGGGGCAAAGCACTTTGCGAGAATATGGAATACATGCTTTCCCATGGTGGGGAAGCTTGTTGCACTGCATGTTACGTGATTGTTTGTATATGTCTAGTTTTGCCAATTACAAAGATTCAATTATTGGGAAATAAATGTTATATGAAAGTCTCTTATTTATATGTATTTAGTTTAAGTTTTCTTTCTGCAGCCATTCTTTTGTTGGGCTTGGTATGATGGACAATTTTTGTGTCACTTAGGTAATCTACAAGTGGCCCCATGAGGCATTCTTTCTGCTCCACAAATATAAACAGCATCTTAATCTCTCTCCATGATTTTGTATAGAGCCAAGAGGTAGTTAAATAGTTTTTTTGAATGATTAACTTCTCTTGCATCAAATTAGCCTTTTCTCTAAAACCATGTTTGTTTTGGTATGTGATACTTAATTTGATAGACTATGAAATCCTTTTCCTtccataaacaaaaaaaagttaTAACATAGAAAGCATTTGCTTCATGCACACACAATGAATTAAACTCGCAGCAAATAATGTGGCAATATCTGTTGTAATTGTCCTTATTAATTGATATTGTTCTTTACTCCATCTATTTGATGATTAGTGGTCTTCTTCTTTTCATGAAATCAGCATGACATTGGTCGATATACATTCACTTTGATACCATCATTTTCTTTGTCCTCTTTGGGTGTTCATTGACAGTTTTTAGCaatatttaacaaaaaaaatccataCATTCCTCAATGATTTCAAAGATGGAATATCCATCACCAGTTCATTAGGCAAATGAAAGGAACCAAGTTAATATTGTTGCACTTTCAGGTTCCATTTTTCCTTGCAGATAATTTGTCTTCGAAAAAGGGATGGATTTTGAATTGGTCCATTTCACAAGTGATAGCCTTCTCTAATATTATTCTGCTTGAATATTTGCTTAGAGATAATACCTATATGCTTGTGTGATCTTTTAACAAATAATTGTCCACTATTCATATTCCCCATGGGCTCCTAGAGGTTCAAGGAATGAAGTTCCATTTGGTGGCTTCTGTTCTGACGCAAACCCTTAACTGAGACTCTGTCTCTTCTACTCCCTAGGCTTGAAAAAGGTACTTCTTTTCAAGATTTTGTCTCCTGCTGCTCCATTTGCCCTTCCTTTCCAACACCAAGCCTTTAGGTCAGGTGGATTGTGACCAATCACCCTCATCCATCTTAGTGCTAAAACTTTAGGCATCTACTTTCATGCCCTTCTTTAATCTAAACAGAAGCtaattcttttctcttcttccagGGTATATGCCCAATGGAACAGTAGAACATTCTGGGGAAGACAACCAATATCCAATGCAATCTAAAGGCTAACTAATGTATGGATGCGTCACACATGATTGATGTGGTGCCATTCCAGGTCATCAGACACCATCATGCAGTTTGTTCCATGTCATAGCCATGAATAACAGCAAAAAAAACAGCAGCATCTTACCATCAACCGAAAGGGAAGGCTGACAAGGACAAGAGATTCTATGAATTGATTCTGTTAGGGGTTTGGAGTGGCCTGCTCATTAGAGCATTGAAGCACTTGCACATTGGTGGGAAAATTATAATGTGCAACTTGAGGGAACCATTAACAGATATGGTGCACTAATAATGGTCCCTATATTGCCATGTGTATTTATTATATAATCTATGTCGAAGGACAAGTTGTAGCATATATCAATAAACTAAATTCACAATGATAGAATAGGAAAATGGAATCAGAAAGATTAAATATCAAATCTTGGTAGTAATTGGAGTACTGAGCTGATAAAAGAGCTTGAAAGCAGCGGCAGGCAGAACAAAGATTTCGCATTACCAACAACCCGATGCCAATAGAAGGTTGCATCAAGATTTAGAGCCAGCAGCACATCCATTCTCAAAACCAGAACTATGAAGTTTCTAGTTTTGATAAAGCTACAGAGGAGCACTCAAAACTTAAACTATGAAGTAGTATCCTGACCTTCCCCTGGGAAAACTGGAGACATCATTAAAACCCTCAATAAGATGCACTTAAGTTCACTATTAATAAACCAACTActgcaaacaacaaaaaaaagaattctTAAATTGTTACATAAAGAAATGCTTTATGTATAGAACAGATATAATAATCATGAGATAAGATCAATGCttacatttttatttatttttaagccGCTGTACATTATTCAGTTTACAATCAAGAAAAAGCAGAACACAACATTTTTTTCCAGAAGGGACTCAGACTGCACTTCCTGTATCATTGAGAAAGCTGCCAGAGGGAAGCTGCAGAGAAGGCATGATATGATGCATCATCTACTAAATAAAATAGTTTTCTTCTTCCGGGAAGCATAGAAGGAACAATCTATAGCCTCAAAGCAGATTAAACAACAGCTGGGAATCGCTGGTAGCAATATATATGAATGACGATCATGCCGGCCGATTCGAAGTTCACAACAACTCTATCCAATTTATCAGGAATTTCTTGACGGCCCCATACCACATCAGCACTGTTTTGTAATTTCTAACTCAAAGTTATCCAGTTTTAAGATCTGTCTTCTCGACATACAGAAACCAAACACATTCTTGAATTTCTCAATAACCAAACACATTCTAAACAGGTTTTGACTTTTCTCGGAGgaatttttgaattaaaattcttCAAAACATTGTAGATAAATAGTTCAAAGATTGTCTCTACAATTTTATGCAGCACAACAAGAGGGCAGCCCTTCCCGTGCCCCAAAAGAGGGCAAAGGAAAAAACAGACAAAAGAGGGTTTAATCCTAGGCATCTAGTATAAACATAAGGGGATTTTACTCACATACTAGTTAGCACCTTGATATGAAATAGCATTAAGGTTAATATGTTGACTATTTTAGAATGGATGAAGGTTTTTAAGCTATCTATTACATGATACCAAAAAGATATATTTGATTATTGGGTTTCCACCATGTTGCCAATCAGTAgattaaaaggaaaaaggagggaaGAAAATAGCTGAAGAGAATTCTTACTACAATTCCTATCTGTAAGATACAGAGCAAGCTTCAGGAACTGAAATTTGATCATTCCAAAGCAAGCATAAAAACACTTGGATAAGATAGCAAGAACTAAGTTCCAGATACATATATCAGACCATTTTGCTACATAGGAGTAcataaaagtaaaagaaaacattaaaacaGGAAGGTTTGTAATTCCAGACACCACTTCAACAGCAGCCATCACCTGCTCATAAGATGACATCAACGATAGCTTATAGAGCATCTACAGCCTCCCCCATCCTGACTCACccattaaaaaaacaaatatggatttTAAGCTTTTTTTTTCGAAACCCTATAAGTAGCAGAGAGACATGCAGAAGTAAAACTTTTGCCAACCCAAAAGAACCACTATTTAAATCAAAACTATCGTTCCTTATGCTCAGAGTTGCACTTCCCGGCCATAGATCCAACTGAAAGGTCTGCGTGGTGCTTGCTTGGCCCTTCCCTGAGCTCTTTCTTCAAGCCTCCTGATCCTGGGAGCAAGAGTGCAGACGAAGTCCTGGGCCCTCTTACCTTCCCCAGAGAGACCAGTTATCTCCCCCACTTTCCACCTATTAACGAGGAACTCAAGTATGTCAGCATAGTCCTTGGCTGTGTAGACACCCAAACGCTGGGCCACTGCCGAGAAGTGCTCGAAGAGGTTATCATCCTGACCATCGTACATCAGATGGGCAGGCATcgagatcttcttcttcatcatgtCAGCAAAGGCAAGAACAGTACCATCTGGGTCAATCTCAAACAGTTTCTCCACTATCTTCGTATATGCTGTCTCATGGCGTTTCTCATCTGAGGCAATTATACCGCATATCTGAGCCAATTTCAAGTCCCCGTGTTCCTTGGCATGCCTGGcggtattcccatgggaaatGAAGGTTGCCCGCTCTTGAAATGAGGTGTATATAAAACCAAGGTATGGGCTGTTCTCTGTCCTAGGATCCTAAAGACAGGAAACAACTGAATCAATAACTTATGCGATGTAGttgattaaatataaaatatcatgaCTTCAAGCAATCTCAAGCATTGTCATCGCCTACCGGCTGACCAAATTGATAATGAAGTAATGACTGCTTGGAACTGTTTATGAACATATGCCAAATAATCTAATTTATATGTTCAATTCAGATAAATGGAACACTTAACCAAGAATGGGCTAAAGAGACCTAAACGAACACATGAAAGAACCCAGGCATAACTTAGTATCAAGTAAACTGTTTCTTGAAGCAAGTCAGAATTGCTCAACTAAGAGAGATGCTTGTATCTTAACAGTTATATCTTGGTGAAGTTTCTCCATGATTGGTGACATATGAAGCCTTTTCAGGAAAGCAAAATGCACCCTCACTATATACGAATTGATAATGTTATAATCATAAGCAAGGAAacattaagtaaagaaattgagCAAATACCAGCATGTGGGCAAAAAACTTACCATTCCAGAACCTATCAGATATTGGATTGTTTTCTCGATTTGCCTCATGTCCACTCTACCAGAAAGGTATAGGTACTTGTTGAGAAGGTCTCCATGTCTGTTCTCTTCAGCAGTCCAAGCCCTCGTCCAGATAGCCCAAGAAGTAAGGCTTGCCCCTGTCTCATCTCGAACTCCATCAAGTGTGTTGAGCATTGTTTGATATGTAGGAAGAGCTTCTTCAGTGATCATATCTCCAACCAAGCAAACATAATAATCATCAGGGATCTCCTTAGAGCGTTCCCTTAGTTCCTtaatctcttcatgaaatccttCTGATGATGGATCAGGCAGAAAATCCTGGGGCTGCCAACACTTCTCAACAGGCTTCAGATGCACCAATATATTATTTTCTGCCCAGTCCTCTAATGACTTAAAAATCTCAATCTTCTGAGGTGGCATCGAATGTGTAACTTGAACATGTACCTCACGTGGAGGCATGAAGGGTTTTTTTGGAAGGTCAACCCTGATATGATAAAAATATAGCACACTTTTTAGTTTCTACAAGAATACTTTTTGAAAACATAATATTCACATACCAGAAACTTCATCTTGTGAGGTCATAAAAATTTAATACATGAAATTTTGATTGTTATTCATGACACATGCATAACTGCAGCATGTCAG
It encodes the following:
- the LOC103710579 gene encoding auxin efflux carrier component 5, encoding MIGWADIYKVVVAMVPLYVALGLGYGSVRWWRIFTPEQCEAINRMVAYFSLPFFTFEFTLHIDPFAMNYRAIAADAISKLIIVLVLAAWAKCSSKGSYCWSITSFSLCTLTNSLVVGAPLLNEMYGRWAQDLVVQLSVVQAIVWLTLLLFVLELRKAGTSNGGGGGVVSVEQQPVKDVEGNMTEVASRPAFWSLMKTVWLKLALNPNSYASIVGITWAFLANRFHFGMPSIMEGSVLIMSKAGTGLAMFSMGLFMAMQEKIVACGPSLTAFGMALRFVAGPAAMAIGSIAVGLRGDLLRVAIIQAAVPQSITSFIFAREYGLHADVLSTAVIFGMLVSLPLLVAYYIALGFFN
- the LOC103710625 gene encoding stearoyl-[acyl-carrier-protein] 9-desaturase, chloroplastic, giving the protein MASRVAFRPEALLCFSPAGTKRSAGSPRVSMASTVGSSTKVDLPKKPFMPPREVHVQVTHSMPPQKIEIFKSLEDWAENNILVHLKPVEKCWQPQDFLPDPSSEGFHEEIKELRERSKEIPDDYYVCLVGDMITEEALPTYQTMLNTLDGVRDETGASLTSWAIWTRAWTAEENRHGDLLNKYLYLSGRVDMRQIEKTIQYLIGSGMDPRTENSPYLGFIYTSFQERATFISHGNTARHAKEHGDLKLAQICGIIASDEKRHETAYTKIVEKLFEIDPDGTVLAFADMMKKKISMPAHLMYDGQDDNLFEHFSAVAQRLGVYTAKDYADILEFLVNRWKVGEITGLSGEGKRAQDFVCTLAPRIRRLEERAQGRAKQAPRRPFSWIYGREVQL